The nucleotide sequence TGGAGCCGACGCTGCCCGACCGCCTGTCCTTTGACCACAGGACCCCTCAGGGCGGGCCTTTCAGCTGTGCGCTGTAGGCAGCTTCCAGAAGGTGGGCGGCAGCCCCGGGCCTCACCCACGCCGCTGCCCCTGGAGGAAGGCCCGCAGAGGGCAACCTCGCCTCTGGACCAGCGACCCTGTCTGTCCCGCCCTGCTCACGGTCCCAGCCCGCAGCAGCCCAGGAAAACCCGCTGGGGCTTTTAAACACTCACTGTTAGTCTCAATATGGAACAAGTGGCCACTTCTGCTCAGTTTCTGGGCAGAAtactgaaagtgaagagaaagaagTTTCAGTACTGTGGGTTTACACATGCAGATTCAGAAACAGTTCAGAAACAGGCCTGTCTTGAAATCTGTTTTTTCCCAGCAATGGCCTTCCTGGTGATTAAAAGGAGAagttgttattcagtctctaagttgtgtccaactctctgagaccccatggactgcagcaggcctggacctcaaaatgcattttttttttctttttttccttaagactTAAATACCTAACAGGTCTTCAGGTGAGCAAAGAACATGAAACGCGTATCCGCTGTGTCCCGCCACGGCTGTCATCAGCAGGGCCACTCCTCAGAAAGCTGGTCCCGCCTTGACCACATCACATGGGCACTCTGTCCAGCGAGGTGGGCAGCTGCGGGCTGCGGTGGCCAGTGGGGCCCGGCCCAAGCCCATGGAACTCTGCTGTGCCACAGTTTAGCCCCAGGAGGTGGAGGGCCCACTTGGAGCCGCGTCTACTGAAGGCCTGTGTCTGCTCCCCCCCCAGACCTCGTGTGcactcggcgctcagccttctctgCCTCCCACACCCAGAGTCTCCTCCACAGCACGCAGCGCTGTTATGGGGCTCCAGCTCCTCGGGGGGACTGTTTCATGGGATGACAAACTCCTGACAAAACGAAGAACTTCTCTGTTCTCATAGAGGGAGTAAGTGAAAAGCTGGGTTCATCACCTGGAAGGAGGAGGCCCATCGACAGTCAGGCTGTGCAAACACAGGCCGCCCGGTCGGCCGGCGAGTAGGCGCCCCAGAGCTCTGGTTCTAGACAGAGCCAGGCAGGGAGCTAAGCAGACTGGGCCAGGCCTCTGCGAGAGGGCCGGGCTGCCGGGCTGTGTGCCTCCTGGCCCAGCACAGGGCCAGCTGAGCCACGTGCCCCGGGGGCGGGGGCATTCGCTGGGGTGGGGTTGGCTAAGGCCCCAGGCTGGTGACTCAGGGCTCCCGGTGCCCACACTCGCGGGGCTCCCGGCGCCCCTCCACACTCGCAGAGGCTCCATCTCAGTCCGCCTCCACCACAGCGGAAGCCGGTGATGACTCATGCAGTGAGGGGCCAGGAGCGCAGCCCGTCCCCAGGGAGGCCGGCTCCTCTCCCGGGGCCTCGTCTCCCACCCAGGACAGGAGTGACCCCAGGACACACAGAACAGGGTCCCACGGGAGCCCCACGAGACCACTGACGGGGCAGGGACGGTGGTTCTGGGCAGCGGTGCCGGCCGGCCGCGCCCCCACACACCTGCCTCGCCCCACACGGATCAGCTCAGACTGCAGGCTTCAGGCTGCAGCAAGGGAGCGGCGCTTCAGAGAGTGTCTCCTGGACTCAGGTTAGCAAAGACTATTTAAacaggattaaaaaataataataataataatttacacTGATACATTTGTCTGCGTTGAAATTTAGAATTTCTCTTCATCAAAAGACACCAGTAAGAAAGTGACGaggtgggattccctggtggcccagtggttaaggcggatgccttccaaagcaggggagagtgtgtgcgtgccaagtcacatctgactgtctgtgactccacggactgcagcccaccagcctcctctgtccatgggactctccaggcaagaattctggagtgggttgccatgccctcctccagaggatcttccccctcccaaggatcgaacctgcatctcctgaggctcctgacttgtaggaggattctttaccactgagccaccaggaaatcccccagtacagggggcctgggttcaatccttgggtggggagctaagatccccccCATGCCACGAGGAATTAACCCCACACGGCACAACTGTGCCTGCACACCGGAGCCCACAGGCACTTCAGGAAGCCTGCACGCCAGAGCCCACAGGCGCCGCAggaagcctgcacgctgcaaccaaatatcccgtgtgccacaactaagacccggcaccaCCGAAAAcaactaattaattaaatttttttataaactagAGTGACAAGGCAAGCCCGACcagataggagaaaatatttgcgtAATACACAGGTGAGAAAAGACTTGTAGCTAGAATATGCCAAGACTTGCTTCAAACCAATAAGAAAAATACACACGactcccccctccaaaaaaaacaaaaatcagtaaaAGGACACCAAAAAGCACGTAAAAAACTCTGATGAGTacaggattgagggcagggggagaagggaaaaatagagaaagtgagatggtcggatggcatcatcgactcagtggacatgagtttgagcaagatccaagagaatggtgaaggacagggaagcctggcatgctgcagggttctaagagtcggacacaactgagcgactgaacagccaCAAGAGTATGGGAAATGGCCATGATCTCGTTGGTCATCAGAGACACGAGATGAGCACCGTGATGCCACCACAGCCGACCTGGGAGAAGGCACAGCCGGATCAGTGCCGACAGACAGCTGGGCAGGCTACCCGCTCAATACACAAAGGCCCGCATGCAAATGCGGACAGCAGCATTGCTCCTAACAGTCGGCTGTGGACAcagcctgagggccaggctcCAGCGAGGCGAGGGCCGTCCAGCAGGCCACAGGGACACCTGCCGATGCTCCTTCCacacagagagtcccagggacgcAGGCGCTGAGTGCACCCCAGACTCCAGGGCACCCGCATGCTGTGAGTCAGCACACTGCTGCCTTCTGGGACCGGAAAACCACACGGGGACCTCCGCGGGCAAGAGAGATGTCTGGGGTGGTGGGGACAAAGTCAGTGTGAACACGACTGGGGAACTCACCCACTCAACAACAGACCTCACTGTCGATTTCACTGCCTGCAGCCTGAAAGgtcagtgttagtcgctcagccgtgtccgactctttgcgaccccatgggctctaacctgccaccaggctcctctgtctgtggaaatctccaggcaagaacactggagtggggagccatgccCTTCACCAGGCGATCTTccctgaatcagggatcaaacttgggtctccctgcattgcaggcagactcttcaccatctgggccaccagggaagcccatgcaactTACGCCTcaacaaaaaatgtattttttaaacttaaggcTTTTCAGAGCTGAGCTCTCTACCTACTTAAGTCTGTACCTGCAGAGCTGGGCACACCAGAGGATACAGCACGCTGAGGCCACGCCCACGCAGGCCGGCACACGCTGACTCTCCCTGAcccagcaccccctccccccaggggcTCCCTGCCCAGTCCCCACCAAGGCCTGCAAACGGGCCTGCTCCCCATGGGTCGCGGCTTCGGCTCCAGCGCCGGCCCTCATGGAGCGGGGACGCCAAGCACCTGTCCCCACACTGGGCTCCTGTCCCCATGGGGTCCTGTCCCCACACCGGGCTCCTGGCACCCTGGGCTCCGGTCCCCATGCCCTGAGGCCCATCTGTGCACCCCCTGCAAGAACCATGACCCTCTCATGGCTCTTGGCGACACGCCCACTAGTGCAGAGAGCCAGGCACCCCCTGTGTCAGAGTGGGAAGAACACAGGCAAGACTTTCTGGCCACGTCTCTGCAGGTAAACCCTCCTGCCCACCGCCTTCCCTGCCAGACCGGCAACAAGCCGGCGCAGAGCACCCCAGCACCGGGCCACACCCACGCTCCGTCGCCTCCCTCTGGACCTGCAGCCTGACCAGGCGGGTGTGAGCTGACGGTTATGGAAACTCGACCTAGAGCATGGCTCCGCCTCTGGCAAAACCAGCCCAGGGAGACAGAATTCAAGACAGGCTCTCGGGAGGAGCGGTGCCCAGAGGCCAGGGCAGCGTCGCTGGGCGTGGCTACCGACCAGTGCCTGCTGGGCACCCAGGAACGCACGTGTCCACGGGGAGCTGGGCTCTCCCTCACAGTGGTTTAATGATGCCAGAACCCTATCACTACCTTGGGGGGGCTCTGGGAGCTCTGAGGACACCAGGGCCTCCCTGGGGAGAGGCCCACCCACCcccgtcccctcccccagctgagACTCAGCCCAGGCAGCGCCCCCTGACCCAGGGTGGGCAGCTCACCAAGCCAGTATCATAGCTCTTGTGGGCGAGGGCGTCCAGGCACTGGCTCTGCAGCTTCTTGGTGATGAGGGTGACCATGGTCCGGGGCCAGGGCCCTCCTTTGGTGCCAAGAGGCCCCGGGCTTCTGGAGCATCAGGTTTCGGGAGGCCTGGGCCACTGCAGGCACTGAGCTAACCCACACCCGTGTGTTTTGGTTCTAAAGATGAGCAATCCATTTCCAAGGATGCTCTGGACTCCGTGCCTGTTGTTGGCAAAGAGAAACCGTCACACACACACGGGGCCACGAGCAATTCCACCGGCTCCGCACGGTGAACAAACTCTCCCCCTCAGACCCTCCCACATGTAAACGACCTCACGAGCTTTCTCCTGGAAAACCTAATAAAAGCTGTGGTCTGATCGCAGGACAGAGGGTGGACAGGGTGGGAACCAGTGAGGGCGGCCCGCCCCCCTCACCGCTCCAAACAGGTGCCAGATGGAGGAGGCCAGACAGCCACACTCTGGACGCAAGGAGCTGCTGGGAAACCGAGGCCTCGGCCAGCGGCAGGGAGACCCTGGGGATGACCCGGCCGTTGAGCGCTGACCACAGCAGTTAaacacccctcccccaccgcaCCCAGCCAGCAAGGGCCCTGCCCCCAACTGAAGCTGGCGGTCTCTCCCGGGCAGGTGGAGTGGGGGTCTGCATCTCGGGGGTCGCAGAGACAAGGAGCTGGCAGCGGGGCCCAGGCCCCCCGGATTCTGATGGGAAGGGCCCTGAGCCTGCGGCTGGTCACTCACTCCGGTCCCCTCGCGTGGCCACTGCCAGGGCCACCAGCCCGAGAAGCCGCAGACAGAGGCGGAGAGACGGGCAAACCCCCGCGACGGGAGGAAACAGAGGACACGGGAGGAAGAAGGCACCGCAGCTACAAAGCGCAATCAGGAAGCACTGATGGAAGTAAGAGCTCTCAGAGACTGAGCCGCAAGCGAAGATGGGGCTCGGGAGTCTGCAGACTCTGGTTCCCACCCGCCACCGGGCCTGGAGACCCCCTTCCCCGAGGCCGCCCAGGGTTCGGCAGGGGCCCAGGACCCACCTCCAACCAGCCGGTCACCATCTGGGCAGCTTCACTGCCCCAAAGCCTGGtgcacagccccctccccacggGAAGCAATCCAGGGACCTTGCGCGGATCGCGAGGGGCACTCACTGTCACAAAACCCGTGGACAGATTCAGGGAGAAGTCGCCTGAAGACTTCCACAGATGCTGGGATGCCCTCTAATCCTAAAACACGTGCGAGCACGCTCTCGGCGGGTCTCAACAGGCCCCCTGAAGGACTTGGAAACAGCGCCCCAAGGCCAGCGTTGCTGCaggcggggagaggggaggcatCCTGGTGCGAACAGGGTGCACCCTCTGGTACAGAAGAGACGGGGGCCTCCAGGGCGCAGGGTCCTCTCGCCAGCAGGAGTGTGTGCGCACGGAGGTCGTGAGCTTGCCCACCACAGGCATCGACCGCCACCAGGGCTGGTTCCAGGCCAGGAGAGGCGCTTGCTGTCCTCAGCATCTGCGTCGGCGCACTTCAGTCTGAAGCCCATCCGCGGGGTCCTTAGCCCCTGGCACGCTCAGCCCTGACGGCACCCCCAGGGCTCCCCCACAGGGTGACCACCTCTTGCAACACAGTCGGGGGCCCTGAGGCTCTGACAGGTGGGACAGGGCCAGCGGGTCCCCAGGGGGTGGCTCTGCAGCAGGAGTGGCCCCATTTCAGTGCGTTTCGGACTCAAGAGCCAGACCAGAGCCGGCCACGCCGTGCCCACACCCCAGTCCCCAGCCCACAGGCGGGAGCAGCCACAGAACACTCGCCCTGCTTCGCCCCCCAAGGCCCCCTGAGCCCCACCCAGAGCCCCTCGTGGGAGAGGGGCTTCACCAGGGCCCGACCTGGGACAGGCCAGCCCTGCTGCAACCTCACCAGCCCCCGACAGCCGCGACACCGCCCCTGCCCGCCGAGCTGGCCGCCCAAGTCTCTCAAACCATCCTGGTAGCTCACAGCACACTCAGCCCTAGAAAGGGAACAGCAGCAATGACAAGTATGAAATAAATAGCAAAACTACTAGTATTTGAAAAACAGGCCTCACGGTCCTTGGAGAGATGCTGGGTGTCCAGGGCTGGGTGGGGAGAGGACCGGAGGTGGACGGGGCTTCTCCGGGGGCCCAACTGTCAGGGCAGGTGAGAGGGTGGGACAGGGCCCCAGGCAGGTGCCAAGAGAACGAGGCAAGCGGAGCATACTCCACAGAGGAAATGCGGTCCACGAACCCAGACTGagaaaaaactgagaaaagaaggaaaaggtggGGGAGGAGAAGAGGTACTTCCTTTTGGGAAAATGCCAATTCAGAAACACCGACGGAAGGACGGACTTTTTTAAGTCACCACCTGACAAATGTCCCGTAATGCTTCAGGCGAaaacaagctgggtttagaaaaggcaggggaaccagagatcaaattgccaacatccgttggatcatgaaaaagcaaggcaattccagaaaaacatctgcttcattgactacgctaaagtctttgactgtgtggatcacaacaaacaatagaaaattcttcaagagatgggcataccagaccacctgacctgcctcttgagaagcctgtatgcgggtcaggaagcaacagttaaaagtggacatggaacaacagactggttccaaataggaaaaggagtatgtcaaggctgtatattgtcaccctgcttatttaacttatatgcagagcacatcatgagaaacgctgggctggaggaagcacaacctggaatcaagattgccgggagaaatatcaacaacctcagatatgcagatgacaccacccttatggcagaaagtgaagaagaagtaaagagcttcttgatgaaagtgaaagaggagagtgaaaaagttggcttaaagtttaacattcagaaaactaagatcatggcatccagtcccatcacttcatggcaaatagattgggaaacagtggaaacagtggctgactatttttctgggctccaaaatcactgcagatggtgactgcagccatgaaattaaaagatgcttactccttggaaggaaagttatgaccaacctagacaacatattaaaaaacagagacattactttgccaacaaaggtccgtctagtcaaagctatggtttttccagtagtcatgtatggatgtgagagttggactataaagaaagctgagcacagaagaattgatgcttttcaactgtgatgttggagaagactcttgagagtctcttggactacaaggagatccaatcagtccatcataaaggagatcagtcctgggtgttcattggatggactgatgttgaagctgaaactccaatacctgggccacctgatgtgaagagctgactcatttgaaaagaccctgatgctgggaaaaattgagggcaggaggagaaggggacaacagaggatgagatggttggatggcatcaccgattcaatggacatggatttgggtggactctgggagttggtgatggacagggtggcctggcgtgctgcggttcatggggtcgcaaagagttggacacaactgagcaactgaactgaactgaactgatgggactggatgccatgatcttagttttctgaatgttgagctttaagccaactttttcactctcctctttcactttcatcaagaggctctttacttcttcttcactttctgccataagggtggtgtcatctgcatatctgaggttattgatattcctcccggcaatcttgatttgtttgtgcttcttccagcccagcgtttctcatgatgtactctgcatataagttaaataagcagggtgacaatacacagccttgacaataTACACTTGTTCCTAAACAAGTGCATTTCAATTTCagttgttgggggggggggggttggtggtAATATTCTAGAACTTCAAAATCAAGCTGTTTTCCTGCCTTCTACTGCCAGTGGGCGAATCTGTGCTTCTCTCTCCAGACCTGTTTCAATGAGGACACACTCCAGACAGTCAGAGGAAGAAGCCACATCTAAAAgctcaattaaatttttaaatactgtgaAGCTGAAGCCATTCTTGAAGTCAAACTAACTTCTCTTGCACTAACTTCTCAACACTGAAAGATCATCATAAACTCAACTAAGTACTGAGTAACggagttaaaaagaaaagtactATAAAATTGTGGACACTTGAGAGTCAAGGAGAAGGTAGCCCATGATCAAAGGCAAACAACTGGTCAACTGAACACAGACTAACTTCAGACCTGCGAGTGTACTTAGAGCAAGGGGGAAATGaagtagaaattaagaaaaacaccATCCCCCTAACACATGTCTGCACTCCCAGTAAAAGTCCTAAAGAGACTTAGAACCCTTGTTCTTGGCAGAGAAAGCGGCTTGGAAATCCACTTCCAGTCAGTCGCCTTCCACAGGTCCCCAGGAGGGTCTGGCCTCCCTGGTCCAGCGGGCCCACCTTTGGGCCCTCGTAAGGCACAGTCGATCGCGTCCAActtcttgcttctcttgctgCCAGAGGACAGGCGCGGGAGGAGCCCTGGGAGCGGCTCAGGCGGGGGTCTGGGCGCTGGGAGGAGACAGCTCGCAAAGGCGGCACCCAAAGTCGCTTTGGCGAGTGGCAGCGCGCCCCAGGCGGGGCCCCTTACAGCCGAAGGGCGGGCGGACTGCACGGGGCCCGCCGGCTCTCGGGGCGCCAGACTCCTGGGCAGCAGGGGTCCCGGGGCGCAGGAGCCCCAAGGCCAGGGACTCCTGGGGCTCACGGAGATCCCAGGGTGCGCAGAGCTCTCGAGACACAAGGGTCCCGAGATTTGTGGGGCTCGGAGGGCCCTAGGGTGAGCGAGGTCTTCGGGTGCAGGGGACTTGGGGGGTCCCGGGGTCCGGACTGATTCGGGGGCGGTGCGCGCAGCAGGAGTCCCAACCCCGGGCTGCGAGCCCCCAGTCCCGGCGCCCCCAGGGAACAGCCGCACAAACGCCGGGCACCGACGCGTGCGGAGCTCCCGGGCCACGCTGAGGCCGGAGCCTGAGCGCGGCCGGGCGGGAcaagggcgggaggccctggccgTCAGGCCCGGCTCTTCCCTCAAAGGAAGTGGCGCCTCAGCGCCCACACGACAGTCTGCTGGCGGCCGTGCGGCTCCGAGCTCCTGAGGGGCGGGGCCTGTGTTAAGGGCGGAACCTCCGTCTGCGGGTGGGCGGGGCTGGTGCATCGGTGGGCGGGGTTTGTGAAGCTGAGGTCCTGCCTGGTGGGCGGGGCTTTATGGCGATGGGCGGGGCCTGTGCAGACTCGGGTGCGTTTCCGCGGCGAGCCAGCGAACGGCGCTTGCGCAGCCCTGGCGCCGCCTGCCCAGTCGGAGCCCCACCAGCCTATGTGGCTGCGAGCGGTGGGTGTCGGTCCCCCTTCCGGACGGCGAGGCTCGCCGGTGACGGCGATCTGAGGCGGCGCGGGGCACGCTTGGCTCGAGGTCGGCGACCTGCCCAGCGCGAAGGGCCCGGGCCCGCTGGCGGCCCGGCCGGCCGTTCGGGGTCCTTACTGGCCCGGAGCGCTGGCCCGCCGTCGCCGCTCTCGCTGCCCCTGCCTGGGTCTGGCTGTGCGGCCTTGGGCAGGCCTCCTGCTCTCTCAGGTCTCCCCGCGGCTCCGCCCTGTGCGGTCTGCGGCATAGGCCCCGAGGCCATGGTCCAAGGCTCCTGGCTggaaagaaggctgggcactcGTCTATCTGAACCCAGTGGCAGCTATGATCGGACCTGGGAGGGTTCTCCAGATGAGGCTGGCTGTCAGCGGTCCTGCCCTTAGAAGGGGCCCTGCTCCACCTTTTCTAGCCTTGCATCCTGGGGGGCGGCTGGGATACTCACCCAGGCCCACAGACCCACTGGACCCAGCAGCAGACAGGGCCCTGGCACCCCAGCTCAGGGGGCAGCTCTGAGGCTAGGAGcctgcgtgaaagtgaaagtcactcagtcgtgcccaactctttgcgaccccatggactctatacagtccatggaattctccaggacagattactggagtcggtagcctttcccttctccagggggtcttcccaaccctgggatcaaacccaggtctcccgcagtgcaggtggattctttaccagctgagccgcaagggaagtcCGTTTGTTTCAAATGAAACGGCTCATTAAAAGGGTGCAGACGGGGGTCACTGGGCCTGGAGAGGCCTTCGGGACCGTGTGGTCCAGAGGCCTCCCATCTGAGTTCCCAGGCTCTGAGCTTCCTGCAGGTGGTGAGAAGGTGTCTGATGGAAAAGAGCCCCCTGCCACCTGTGTGCTGACTCggcctgggggcagggagaaaTTGAAGAGGGGGCTCCAGCTGACCAGGGCCT is from Dama dama isolate Ldn47 chromosome 6, ASM3311817v1, whole genome shotgun sequence and encodes:
- the LOC133058559 gene encoding basic proline-rich protein-like, translated to MHQPRPPADGGSALNTGPAPQELGAARPPADCRVGAEAPLPLREEPGLTARASRPCPARPRSGSGLSVARELRTRRCPAFVRLFPGGAGTGGSQPGVGTPAARTAPESVRTPGPPKSPAPEDLAHPRALRAPQISGPLCLESSAHPGISVSPRSPWPWGSCAPGPLLPRSLAPREPAGPVQSARPSAVRGPAWGALPLAKATLGAAFASCLLPAPRPPPEPLPGLLPRLSSGSKRSKKLDAIDCALRGPKDSENVKKPLPSRLRRRE